The following are encoded together in the Hoplias malabaricus isolate fHopMal1 chromosome 3, fHopMal1.hap1, whole genome shotgun sequence genome:
- the si:ch211-286o17.1 gene encoding uncharacterized protein si:ch211-286o17.1: METLQMRNCCRVLALVSVICIVFFQGVVCEVQVSTLETPIISGNIARLEVSRGDNVHPTPGKDTTHVQKVVYPTMFIESTKTPVSMQDRTTQSSGSTTEAESARQQETQAPQHDPSSRPESKPSTSHMGPVVCVPEPAVRGKDAVKLKLMNSSSCEENRAKIESVLEHLCVGDERKLEIYQQEGSNEMIISGQCIQGDASGMTEKFNNDNIKDKVGVMEAEPISGKHSRTVLISILVAGLLLAAVLIAAYVLKTHQKQTKGVRLAEESFQVDEQNQGNTLLSVAPLPPQEPFDKPTSNGESPESLPTNGHSATQTPVADTQM; this comes from the exons GAGTGGTTTGTGAAGTTCAGGTCTCCACGCTCGAGACCCCCATCATCTCGGGAAACATTGCACGTCTGGAAGTATCTCGTGGAGATAATGTTCATCCTACTCCAG GAAAGGACACTACACATGTCCAGAAAGTGGTTTATCCCACTATGTTTATAGAGAGCACGAAGACCCCTGTGTCTATGCAGGACAGGACCACCCAGAGCAGCGGGTCCACCACAGAGGCAGAATCCGCCAGACAGCAGGAAACTCAGGCTCCTCAGCATGACCCCAGCAGCAGACCTGAGTCTAAACCCAGCACTTCACACATG GGTCCAGTGGTGTGTGTACCCGAACCTGCAGTTAGAGGAAAAGATGCAGTGAAACTGAAGCTGATGAACTCTTCCAGCTGT GAGGAGAACAGGGCAAAGATTGAGAGTGTCCTAGAACATCTTTGTGTAGGAGACGAGAGGAAGCTCGAGATCTATCAGCAAGAAGGCTCTAACGAGATGATCATATCTGGACAGTGCATTCAAG GTGATGCCAGTGGAATGACAGAGAAGTTTAACAATGACAATATCAAAGATAAG GTTGGAGTTATGGAGGCAGAGCCGATCTCAGGCAAACACTCTCGGACTGTGCTGATTTCTATCCTGGTCGCTGGTCTGCTATTGGCTGCAGTGCTCATTGCTGCATATGTTCTGAAAACCCACCAGAAACAGACCAAAGGAGTGCGGTTG GCTGAAGAGTCCTTCCAGGTAGATGAACAGAACCAGGGGAACACACTACTCTCTGTAGCCCCCCTTCCACCTCAAGAACCCTTTGACAAGCCCACCAGCAACGGAGAGTCTCCTGAATCACTGCCCACCAACGGCCACTCTGCTACCCAAACACCAGTAGCTGATACTCAGATGTAA